The genomic segment AGGTTGAGCCAGTGGCAAAAATTCACGCCAGCCGACAGTAAGCAATTTAACCATTGCCGCCACCCTGCTTGCTTGCGTTTGGACTCATGAGTAGACGCGCCTTGGCTTCTTCACCAAGAGAAACGTACATCTGACGTAGATTATCCATGCCCTTCTGCCAGTTAGTTGGTGAAGTGCTGTTAACAGCCAAACACAGATAGAGAACGTAATTTACGATGGGCCCAAGGAAGATATCCGACAACTCCATGTCCTGTTCACCGTGAGTAAGCGGACCGGGCCTGCGTGAATATTCGAGTTCAACCCGAACATTCTCAGCAGGTGGCGGCGTTACCCAGTAGACAGTCGGCACTTTCTCTTCAAAAGCGTAGTTGTCGATAATTTCGGAAGGTGGATCCATGTGCCAGAGCAGATTTGAATCATCCAGCGAAGAACGATCAACGGACGTAATTGCAGTTCCAGGAGAGCCATCCGCTTTTACGTTCCTGACCAGACCGATAAACCGGCCCTGGTCAGGAACTTCCTGTTTAGTTGAATTCGCTTCCAACTTCACACGCTCTACGCAAGAGTTTGAATCAGGCCGAATCATAACGACCTGACGCTGTGCGCGAGTGAGATGCAGTAGCAACACATCATCACTAAAGCGCACACAGTCAGGGTCGTGCAGAGCTATGCGAATATCTCTAACAGCTTCGCCGGCAATCATTATTCCACAACCTTTATATTGAAACGGGGAACTGGACGGGCAGTATATTCGATATCTTCTCCGTCACCGCTTTCTTCATAAACAGTTGAGGCAGAATCAGTCAGAACCTTGTAAACGGATTTGGGTACTTTCACCTCAACGCCACGCTTAATTTGATATGAAATACCCTGCACACCGACAAAGACATCATCCCGTCCTTCTGAGCCTTCACCTTCCGCAATGACGATCTTCACTTTTTCTTCCGCTTTCTGGCGTTCCATTTCGGAGCCTTCGAGCTTGGCAACGTGGTCATCAAGTTTGCGGTTTTCAGCTTCTGCGTCTTCACGCGCTTTCTTTTCCAGATCAAGATCGCCTTCGAGTTTTACCTTTTCTTCATCAGCAGTTTTCAATGCGGCTTTTGCTTCAGCAAGTTGCTTTTTCAGATCATCGGCTTCAGAATTAACGGGAGTCTCTTGCGCCTTCGCACTAGTAGCCTCTTTTGCCAAATTTTCACTTTCATTTTTACCAGCCATGATATTCATTCCTCTTAACTGTCAGACGGTGTTTCTGTTACTGCCACTTCAAGGCGAATCATCCAGGCGTCATTCAAAATTGCGCCGGTGTAATAGGTAATCCAACCTACGTGACCGCGCTGGCCCAGCTTATCGCTTTTACTTGGAGTCTTTGGATTAACGACTTTCGGAACAATGGAATCTTTGCCCTTTAGAGCAACATCACCGTAGGCATTGGTTCCAATGATATAGATGGGATATACGTCAGCGTTTGTACCGGATTCAGAAAGCATGTCACTGCCTGAAGCTCCTTTTAAGCCCCCGGCATCGACAATAGGTTCAATGGAAGTGGAAACCACATAGCGGGTATCTTCCACCTTGCCGATTTCGTTTTCATAAGGAGTGAG from the Maridesulfovibrio frigidus DSM 17176 genome contains:
- a CDS encoding phage adaptor protein — protein: MIAGEAVRDIRIALHDPDCVRFSDDVLLLHLTRAQRQVVMIRPDSNSCVERVKLEANSTKQEVPDQGRFIGLVRNVKADGSPGTAITSVDRSSLDDSNLLWHMDPPSEIIDNYAFEEKVPTVYWVTPPPAENVRVELEYSRRPGPLTHGEQDMELSDIFLGPIVNYVLYLCLAVNSTSPTNWQKGMDNLRQMYVSLGEEAKARLLMSPNASKQGGGNG